In Chrysoperla carnea chromosome 2, inChrCarn1.1, whole genome shotgun sequence, the following proteins share a genomic window:
- the LOC123291572 gene encoding integral membrane protein DGCR2/IDD-like, with protein sequence MMLKKFEICILFVCLACVHFVDGMEEDCVDFQGQTVAHGLLYVPGPAVCTMCVCYHSEPMWCKAIYCNPPYFCRKFRVGERCCEFVCLDPPGDEAFLQLERYRKKLAMQSSRSASINQLSHTNYTLLIGSLIFTIIIHKYWHVGKEQ encoded by the exons ATGAtgctcaaaaaatttgaaatttgtatactttttgtatGTTTGGCTTGTGTACATTTTGTGg ATGGTATGGAAGAAGATTGCGTTGATTTTCAAGGACAAACAGTGGCGCATGGCTTATTGTATGTACCGGGTCCTGCCGTTTGTACGATGTGTGTATGCTACCATTCTGAACCAATGTGGTGTAAGGCAATTTACTGCAATCCACCATAT ttttgtcGTAAATTTCGTGTTGGCGAACGATGCTGTGAATTTGTATGCTTAGATCCACCCGGCGATGAAGCCTTCTTACAATTGGAACGTTATCGTAAAAAATTAGCAATGCAATCAAGTCGATCCGcttcaatcaatcaattatcacatacaaattatactttattaattggttcattaatatttacaataattatacataaatattggCATGTAGGCAAAGAACAATGA